The Prunus dulcis chromosome 3, ALMONDv2, whole genome shotgun sequence genome segment TTTTGGTCGTCGCCCTgtgtctcccttaggacgctttttatGGACAACTTATTTGACTATCTTGGCCCCTTTAGGAAACGCATAGGAATCTGAATTTTTCCCTCAAGAAGCATGGGGAcccccttttaagaaactcctGGCGTGCCCTgcatctcccttaggacgctatTTTGCAGGCTGCGTCTCCCAAAGGACGCTTCTGGTCGttgccctgcgtctcccttaggacgctttttatGGGTAACTGTTTGGCTATCCTGccccccttaggaaacggataggaacctggatacctcCCTTAGGATGCTTTTAGTTGTCGCCCTGCatctcccgaaggacgctacttatgggcaactgtctTTCGTTGTGGCACATTCTCGAATTTGCAGTagttgcttctcttcttcagaaATGTGCAGTACTCAGTCGTCTGTTGGGGACTAAGCAGGTAGGAGGAAGCGTCATGGATAGTATCTTTGGAGGTGGTAGGCGTTCCATTGTCGCAGAATGTCCTTCCCTTCCGTGGTGTCAAGCGTATAGCTTCCTTTGCCCCTGGACCGGCTGATTATGTAAGGGCCTTCCCAATTGGGTTTCATCTTTTTAGATCCTTGTCTTTGTGCAGTGATGAACGCCTTTCTTAGCACAAGGTCGCCTGGTTGAAACTGTCTGATCTTGGCTCTTTTGTCGTAGTAAGACTTCAACCGCTGTTGATAGGAGGCGACTCGGACAATGGCCTTCTCGCGCTTGCCTTCAAGTAAGTCAAGGTTGAGTCTCATCTGCTCGGAGTTCTGCTCAATACTGCCCACTTCGATGCCTATAGAGGGGACAGTGATGTGAGGAGGAATGATCGTTTCAGTTCCATAGGCGAGGGAAAATGGGGTTTCGCCAGTTGATCTTCGCATGGTGGTGCGATAAGCCCATAGTACGCCAAGGAGCTCATCTACCCATTTTCCTTCGGTGCCTTCTAATCTCTTCTTTAGACAGtccaatattattttattggatgCCTCGGCCTGGCCGTTGCCTTGAGGATATCTCGGGGTAGATAGATGCTGCTTGATGCCATACTTTTTAAAGAAGGCAGTGATCTGCTTGCCGATGAATTGTGAGCCATTGTCGGTGACTAGTGATTGTGGGCAGCCAAACCGGCAGATAATGTTTCTCCAGATAAATCGTTCCACATCATCTTCTTTAGTAGAGGATAGAGCTTCGGCCTCGATCCATTTAGTAAAGTAATCAGTGGCGAcgatcatcatttctttcttggcagGTGCCGTTGGCATGGGGCCTACTAAGTCGATGGCCCATTGCATGAAAGGCCACGGACTGTTCTGCAGATGGTAGATTTCGGCAGGCAGATTAGGAACTGGTTTGTACCGTTGGCAGCGATCACATCTTTTGACATATTCGGTGGAGTCGTGGCGCATAGTAGGCCAGAAATAGCCTACGTTTAGAGCCTTCTGGGCGAATGACCTGCCCCCAGAGTGGTTGCCTCACTCGCCGTCATGAATTTTGCAGAGGACCTCAAGTGTTTGAGGGTACTTTATGCAAGTGAGATGAGGGCCGGAGTATGATCTGCGAATGAGCTTGTCGCCTTGCATGTAATATCTCGAGCTTTCTGTTGGACCTTCCTAGCTTCGGACTTATCCATTGGCAGATTTCCATTCACTAAGTAGTCGATGATGGGGTCTTGCCAGCTGGGGTCTTCATCGATCTGCATTGAGTCGATTGGCTCTATTTCTTCGATGCTTGGTCGATCAAGGTGTTCGACTGGGATGGAGCGTCTGAACTGGGTGTCCAGCGCTGATCCTAGGCTTGCCAACGCATCTGCATGAGTGTTCTCTGCCCGTGGAacttgttggatggtgaaAGTAGGAAATTCTTTCAAAAGTCCTTGGACTTTGTCGAGGTACTGGATCATTCTTGGATGCTTTGCCATGTACTCGCCTGAGGCTTGATTCGTGATCAGCTGGGAGTCTGAGTAGATGGCTAATCTCTTGATCGTCAGTTCTTTTGCTAGGCGCAGTCCTGCGAGCAATGCCTCATATTCTGCCTCGTTGTTTGAAGCAGAAAAGCCTAGTGTGATGGCTTGTTCCAACAAGGTTCCGTCTGGGGTGATTATGACGACGCCTGCCCCTGCTCCTTTGTGATTTGATGCTCCGTCTACATGCAATTGCCACATGTCGTTAGGTAGGTTTGAATCGGTGGGGGAAGGGTCGTCTgctttttccttgcttttcgtgaccatcttctcttcttcggctGTCGGAGTAAACTCTACAACAAAATCTGCTAAAGCTTGGGCTTTTATAGCAGTCTTCGGCCGGTAGAGGAGGTCGTATTGACTGAGTTCGATAGCCCATTTCATGAGTCGCTGAGAAGCGTCGGGGCTGTGGAGGAtcgatctcaaaggaaattctGTCATGACAATTATCCGGTGTGCTTGGTAGTAGGGCCTTAGTTTTCTCGCGGAAACTACAAGCGAAAAAATGAGCTTCTCCATTTTCGGATAGCGAGTCTCTGCatcgaggagagcttttgaagtGTAGAATACCGGATGTTGTGCCCCCAGCTCTTCTCGGATGAGAGTTGAGCTGACAGCTGAGTCGGACACCTCCAGGTAGATGTACAAGTCTTCGCCTGGTATCGGTTTTGAGAGTAAGGGAGGTGAAGTGAGGtaggttttcaagttttgaaaagcTACTTCGCACGAGTCATCCCACTTGTCCCTGTGTCCCTTCTTCAAGGCTTTGAAAAATGACCTGCACTTGTCGGTAGATCTTGAGAGGAATCAGTTGAGAGCTGCCGCCCTACCCGTTAGACTTTGTATCTTTTTTGTTGTGGAAAATGACTTCATGTTGAGTATagccttgatttgatttggatgtGCCGCAATTCCTCTTTGGGTGACTAAGTATCCCAGGAATCGACCGGACGAGATTCCAAACGTGCATTTGCTGGGGTTCAACTTCATGTTGTATTTTCGGAGTAGGCTGAATGCCTCGACAAGGTTCTTAATGTGGTCTGCTTGCTCGAGAGCTTTGACTAGCATCTTGTCTACGTAGACCTCCATAGTCTTGCCGATTTgctccttgaaaattttgttcaccAGCCTTTGGTAGGTTGCTCCGGCGTTCTTTAGCCCAAAGGGCATGACTTTGTAGCAGTATGTACCTCTTTCGATGATGAAAGAGGTTTTAGCCTTGTCATCTTCATGCATCATGATTTGGTTGTAGCCGGAGTAGGCGTCCATGAAGCTTAGCAGTTGGTTGCCGGAAGTTGAATCGACGAGCTGATCAATTCTAGGCAGTGGAAAGTTATCTTTAGGGCATGCCTTGTTGAGGTCGGTGTAGTCGACGCACACTCTCCACAGacctttatctttctttgcCACTAGA includes the following:
- the LOC117621762 gene encoding uncharacterized protein LOC117621762 → MVDRIHADEGSAANILQLAVIQQMGLEAKINKSAKSLTGFNGATTVTVGTIDLDVYSPPVISSQTFMVIDEVSPYNGILGRPWIGKINAITSATHQKIRYPVPGGGISQINSDQTMARKCSPQGLKKGKQTQFLPVNQADLKGVEQAEEKADPNIVLVAKKDKGLWRVCVDYTDLNKACPKDNFPLPRIDQLVDSTSGNQLLSFMDAYSGYNQIMMHEDDKAKTSFIIERGTYCYKVMPFGLKNAGATYQRLVNKIFKEQIGKTMEVYVDKMLVKALEQADHIKNLVEAFSLLRKYNMKLNPSKCTSFFKALKKGHRDKWDDSCEVAFQNLKTYLTSPPLLSKPIPGEDLYIYLEVSDSAVSSTLIREELGAQHPVFYTSKALLDAETRYPKMEKLIFSLVVSARKLRPYYQAHRIIVMTEFPLRSILHSPDASQRLMKWAIELSQYDLLYRPKTAIKAQALADFVVEFTPTAEEEKMVTKSKEKADDPSPTDSNLPNDMWQLHVDGASNHKGAGAGVVIITPDGTLLEQAITLGFSASNNEAEYEALLAGLRLAKELTIKRLAIYSDSQLITNQASGEYMAKHPRMIQYLDKVQGLLKEFPTFTIQQVPRAENTHADALASLGSALDTQFRRSIPVEHLDRPSIEEIEPIDSMQIDEDPSWQDPIIDYLVNGNLPMDKSEARKVQQKARDITCKATSSFADHTPALISLA